In Streptomyces sp. NBC_01439, the following are encoded in one genomic region:
- a CDS encoding ABC transporter ATP-binding protein: protein MSGIRFDGVSVAYGGNTVLDCLDLTVEPGEVMALLGPSGSGKTTALRAVAGFVRPVAGRVLIGGRDVTALPPHQRGIGMVVQQYALFPHMRVEDNVAFGLRAQKAPRAEIPGRVAEALELTGMAAYARRYPRELSGGQQQRVAIARALAIRPGVLLLDEPLSALDAQLRSGMLTELARLHRELPDVSILYVTHDQVEALTLADRIAVMDRARLQDCGTPQELYRAPRTAFTASFVGNANLLPVTVAEGGALFAGYPLALDRGRAAPGSTATLCVRPHLLGLGTGPNALSGTITEVQWRGSTHRLYVDVGGHRVKADLPELRETPALGDRVTLHFEPRDAVLLGAGVSRA, encoded by the coding sequence GTGAGCGGCATCCGTTTCGACGGGGTCAGCGTCGCCTACGGCGGCAACACCGTCCTGGACTGCCTCGACCTGACCGTCGAACCGGGCGAGGTGATGGCCCTGCTCGGCCCCTCCGGCTCCGGCAAGACCACGGCCCTGCGCGCCGTCGCCGGATTCGTACGACCCGTTGCGGGGCGGGTGTTGATCGGCGGCCGGGACGTCACCGCGCTCCCGCCGCACCAGCGCGGCATCGGCATGGTCGTCCAGCAGTACGCGCTCTTCCCGCACATGCGGGTCGAGGACAACGTCGCCTTCGGCCTCAGGGCCCAGAAGGCCCCCAGGGCCGAGATCCCCGGCCGGGTCGCCGAAGCCCTCGAACTCACCGGCATGGCCGCCTACGCGCGGCGCTACCCCCGCGAGCTCTCCGGCGGCCAGCAACAGCGCGTGGCCATCGCCCGCGCCCTCGCCATCCGCCCCGGGGTGCTCCTGCTCGACGAGCCGCTGTCCGCCCTCGACGCGCAGCTGCGCTCCGGGATGCTCACCGAGCTGGCCCGGCTGCACCGCGAACTGCCCGACGTATCGATTCTGTACGTCACCCACGACCAGGTGGAGGCACTCACCCTGGCCGACCGGATCGCCGTCATGGACCGGGCCCGGCTGCAGGACTGCGGGACCCCCCAGGAGCTGTACCGGGCCCCGCGCACCGCGTTCACCGCCTCGTTCGTCGGCAACGCGAACCTGTTGCCGGTCACCGTGGCCGAGGGGGGCGCACTGTTCGCCGGGTACCCCCTGGCCCTGGACCGCGGCCGCGCGGCGCCGGGCTCGACGGCCACCCTGTGCGTACGGCCGCACCTGCTCGGCCTCGGCACCGGCCCCAACGCGCTGAGCGGGACGATCACCGAGGTGCAGTGGCGCGGCTCGACGCACCGGCTGTACGTGGACGTCGGCGGGCACCGCGTGAAGGCGGACCTCCCCGAGCTGCGGGAGACGCCCGCGCTGGGGGACCGGGTCACGCTGCACTTCGAGCCGCGGGACGCGGTGCTGTTGGGGGCGGGGGTGTCCCGTGCGTGA
- a CDS encoding 2-aminoethylphosphonate ABC transporter permease subunit, whose amino-acid sequence MDGATAGLDGAPAGVRVPRGVWALPPVVVLALVFLYPLALVVQQSLSPENGGGAFDAYASVFASQGFREALGTTVWLAVGATAGCLVLGFVLALIIAFVPFPGARGVAKFIDVFLSFPSFLITLALLFVYGTVGMANGLVTDLTGAAEGPFRFLTTPWGVLLAEITYFTPFVMRPLLAAFSQLDTAQLEVAAGLGARPARIVRQVILPEALPALAAGGSLVLVMCLNEFGIVLFTGAKDVTTLPMLIYGKAILESDYAAACVVAVVNIAISVGLFGLYRKVGKRAGA is encoded by the coding sequence CTGGATGGTGCGACGGCTGGGCTGGATGGTGCGCCGGCAGGGGTGAGGGTGCCGCGCGGCGTGTGGGCCCTGCCGCCCGTGGTCGTGCTCGCGCTGGTTTTCCTGTACCCGCTCGCGCTGGTCGTCCAGCAGTCCCTCAGCCCCGAGAACGGCGGCGGCGCCTTCGACGCGTACGCCTCCGTCTTCGCCTCGCAGGGCTTCCGCGAGGCCCTCGGGACGACCGTCTGGCTGGCCGTCGGCGCGACCGCCGGCTGCCTCGTACTCGGCTTCGTGCTCGCGCTGATCATCGCCTTCGTGCCCTTCCCCGGGGCCCGTGGCGTCGCCAAGTTCATCGATGTCTTCCTCTCCTTCCCCTCCTTCCTCATCACCCTCGCCCTCCTCTTCGTCTACGGCACGGTCGGCATGGCCAACGGCCTCGTCACCGATCTCACCGGCGCCGCCGAGGGTCCCTTCCGCTTCCTCACCACGCCCTGGGGCGTCCTGCTCGCGGAGATCACGTACTTCACGCCCTTCGTGATGCGCCCGCTGCTCGCCGCCTTCTCCCAGCTGGACACCGCCCAGCTGGAGGTCGCCGCCGGCCTCGGCGCCCGGCCCGCCCGGATCGTCCGGCAGGTGATCCTGCCCGAGGCCCTCCCGGCCCTCGCCGCGGGCGGCAGCCTCGTCCTGGTCATGTGCCTGAACGAGTTCGGCATCGTCCTGTTCACCGGCGCCAAGGACGTCACGACCCTCCCGATGCTCATCTACGGCAAGGCCATCCTCGAATCCGACTACGCGGCCGCCTGCGTGGTCGCCGTCGTCAACATCGCGATATCCGTCGGCCTGTTCGGCCTCTACCGGAAGGTGGGCAAGCGTGCTGGTGCATAG
- a CDS encoding ABC transporter permease: MLVHSKSGRWAAWGLFGLLFLPLFALPLLVVVGASFATHWSGALPSGPTTENYAAAVRGESLRALTTSLVTALAASLLALTVGTWAALAAATLNKRGKRFLDALFVLPVAVPSVVVGLAVLVAFSRPPVLLNGTSTIVVLAHTILVTAFAHQSVSAAIVRLDPAYEQAAASLGARPAYVLWRVKLPLLLPSLTAAAGLCFALSMGELSATMMLYPPDWTPLPVRIFTATDRGSLYGGSAVAVVLMATTLLVLLLVSRVRTRASYR; the protein is encoded by the coding sequence GTGCTGGTGCATAGCAAGAGCGGCCGATGGGCCGCCTGGGGCCTCTTCGGCCTCCTCTTCCTGCCGCTGTTCGCGCTGCCCCTGCTCGTCGTGGTCGGGGCCTCCTTCGCCACCCACTGGTCCGGGGCCCTCCCGTCCGGACCGACCACCGAGAACTACGCGGCCGCCGTGCGCGGCGAGTCCCTCCGGGCCCTGACCACCAGCCTGGTCACCGCCCTCGCCGCCAGCCTCCTCGCGCTCACCGTCGGCACCTGGGCCGCGCTCGCCGCGGCCACGCTGAACAAGCGCGGGAAACGTTTCCTGGACGCGCTGTTCGTGCTGCCCGTCGCCGTGCCGTCGGTGGTCGTCGGCCTCGCCGTGCTCGTCGCCTTCAGCCGGCCCCCGGTCCTGCTCAACGGCACCAGCACGATCGTCGTCCTGGCGCACACGATCCTCGTCACGGCATTCGCCCACCAGTCGGTTTCGGCGGCGATCGTACGGCTCGACCCGGCGTACGAGCAGGCCGCCGCCTCCCTGGGCGCCCGTCCCGCGTACGTCCTGTGGCGGGTCAAACTCCCCCTCCTGCTGCCGTCCCTCACCGCGGCGGCCGGCCTCTGCTTCGCCCTGTCCATGGGCGAGCTGAGCGCCACGATGATGCTCTACCCGCCGGACTGGACGCCCCTCCCGGTCCGCATCTTCACCGCCACCGACCGCGGTTCGCTCTACGGCGGCTCCGCCGTCGCCGTGGTCCTGATGGCCACCACCCTGCTGGTCCTCCTGCTCGTGTCCCGCGTCCGCACCAGGGCCTCCTACCGCTGA
- a CDS encoding 2-aminoethylphosphonate ABC transporter substrate-binding protein yields MTGKRLLRTATVVTGSLALASSLTACGAGSSAADSEGGEKVVTVYSADGLKSEKGDGWYDKVFADFTKKTGIEVKYVEGGSGEMVQRAVREKTNTQADVLITLPPFIQQADGKGLLQSYKPQGSEKVNGADKAADGKWTSVVNNYFGFVYNKKELAEAPKTWEELLEARYKGKLQYSTPGVAGDGTAVLIKSMHDFGGKDAAMDYLKKLQANNVGPSSSTSKLAPKTDKGELLVANGDVQMNFAQSKSMPNLGIWFPAKEGGKPTSFALPYAAGLVNGAPHTENGKKLLDFLLSEEAQQLVSGVGGGFPARTDVKPTDANAIELTKLMTGVEIFEPNWSDIDENLTGYVDAWKSATGS; encoded by the coding sequence ATGACAGGCAAGAGACTCCTGCGCACCGCCACCGTCGTCACCGGCAGCCTCGCCCTCGCCTCCTCCCTCACCGCCTGCGGAGCCGGCTCCTCCGCCGCCGACTCCGAGGGCGGCGAGAAGGTCGTCACCGTCTACAGCGCCGACGGCCTCAAGAGCGAGAAGGGCGACGGCTGGTACGACAAGGTCTTCGCCGACTTCACCAAGAAGACCGGCATCGAGGTCAAGTACGTCGAGGGCGGGTCCGGCGAGATGGTGCAGCGCGCCGTCCGCGAGAAGACCAACACCCAAGCCGACGTACTGATCACCCTGCCGCCCTTCATCCAGCAGGCCGACGGCAAGGGCCTGCTGCAGTCCTACAAGCCGCAGGGTTCCGAGAAGGTCAACGGCGCGGACAAGGCCGCCGACGGCAAGTGGACCTCGGTCGTCAACAACTACTTCGGCTTCGTCTACAACAAGAAGGAACTCGCCGAGGCCCCCAAGACCTGGGAGGAGCTGCTGGAAGCCCGGTACAAGGGCAAGTTGCAGTATTCCACCCCGGGCGTCGCGGGCGATGGCACCGCCGTGCTCATCAAGTCGATGCACGACTTCGGCGGTAAGGACGCGGCGATGGACTACCTGAAGAAGCTCCAGGCCAACAACGTCGGCCCGTCCTCCTCCACCAGCAAGCTGGCGCCCAAGACCGACAAGGGCGAGCTGCTCGTGGCCAACGGTGACGTCCAGATGAACTTCGCGCAGTCCAAGTCCATGCCGAACCTGGGCATCTGGTTCCCGGCGAAGGAGGGCGGCAAGCCCACCAGCTTCGCCCTGCCGTACGCGGCCGGCCTCGTCAACGGGGCCCCGCACACCGAGAACGGCAAGAAGCTCCTCGATTTCCTGCTCAGCGAGGAGGCCCAGCAGCTGGTCAGCGGGGTTGGCGGCGGCTTCCCGGCGCGCACCGACGTCAAGCCGACCGACGCCAACGCCATCGAACTCACCAAGCTCATGACGGGCGTGGAGATCTTCGAGCCGAACTGGTCCGACATCGACGAGAACCTCACCGGCTACGTCGACGCGTGGAAGTCGGCAACCGGAAGCTGA
- a CDS encoding alkaline phosphatase family protein, which produces MSPALPGRRAVAATAVTSALIAAAALATPAGAAAAANTDKVLVIGIDGAVLDRVKVANAPHLNGLMAQGLTARSTLYASPMAATSSGPGWSTIATGVWPDKHGVKDNSFTGKNYAAHPDFLTRIENAKPALNTYAAADWEPITSTDQNGPIFSSKVDKRLSLKGDRDGYRTEDPKIAAAAAAELQGQNPDAAFVYLGEIDAAGHSYGAASQQYLDTIARVDTLVGQLLTAVKNRPTYAQENWKILVTTDHGHTDSGGHGGSTIQERGTFVIAKGAGIPAGSVRADVRLADVAATALAQVGVSGSGLDGVPLNAPDDDPFDTLRPNLRARVDETGIPAGVKGFTHTPPAGWSVDNSKMGTGGVTEWAGWAFATDEFWSQSQRDQWRELNVRSRDVFAVADSDEWDDKSHTGTFDSTLSTPKWAVSGGSKRNLTFQTHYRHEAGQTAQVLVSYNGGAPTVVKTYAADAVAGSESLALQVPAGATDVQVRFRYSGNNNWFWTVDNVRLG; this is translated from the coding sequence GTGTCCCCTGCCCTGCCCGGACGTCGTGCCGTTGCCGCGACCGCCGTCACCTCCGCCCTGATCGCTGCCGCCGCCCTGGCCACCCCCGCCGGCGCCGCCGCGGCGGCCAACACCGACAAGGTGCTCGTCATCGGCATCGACGGCGCGGTCCTGGACCGCGTCAAGGTCGCCAACGCACCCCACCTGAACGGCCTGATGGCGCAAGGGCTGACGGCCCGCAGCACCCTCTACGCGAGCCCGATGGCCGCCACCTCTTCGGGACCCGGCTGGTCCACCATCGCCACCGGGGTGTGGCCCGACAAGCACGGCGTGAAGGACAACTCCTTCACCGGCAAGAACTACGCCGCCCACCCGGACTTCCTGACCCGCATCGAGAACGCCAAGCCGGCCCTCAACACATACGCGGCCGCCGACTGGGAGCCCATCACCTCCACCGACCAGAACGGCCCGATCTTCTCCTCGAAGGTCGACAAGCGCCTTTCCCTCAAGGGCGACCGCGACGGCTACCGCACCGAGGACCCGAAGATCGCCGCGGCCGCGGCCGCCGAACTGCAGGGCCAGAACCCGGACGCCGCCTTCGTCTACCTCGGCGAGATCGACGCGGCCGGCCACTCCTACGGCGCGGCCAGCCAGCAGTACCTCGACACCATCGCCCGCGTCGACACCCTGGTCGGCCAGCTCCTCACCGCCGTCAAGAACCGCCCGACCTACGCCCAGGAGAACTGGAAGATCCTGGTCACCACCGACCACGGCCACACCGACTCCGGCGGTCACGGCGGGTCGACCATCCAGGAGCGCGGCACCTTCGTCATCGCCAAGGGCGCCGGTATCCCGGCCGGCTCCGTACGCGCCGACGTGCGACTGGCCGACGTCGCCGCCACCGCGCTCGCCCAGGTCGGCGTCAGCGGCTCCGGCCTCGACGGCGTCCCGCTGAACGCCCCGGACGACGACCCCTTCGACACCCTGCGCCCGAACCTCCGGGCCAGGGTGGACGAGACGGGCATCCCGGCCGGGGTGAAGGGCTTCACGCACACCCCGCCCGCCGGCTGGTCCGTCGACAACTCCAAGATGGGCACGGGCGGCGTCACCGAGTGGGCCGGCTGGGCCTTCGCGACCGACGAGTTCTGGAGCCAGTCGCAGCGCGACCAGTGGCGCGAGCTGAACGTCCGCTCCCGAGACGTCTTCGCCGTCGCCGACTCCGACGAGTGGGACGACAAGAGTCACACCGGCACCTTCGACTCCACCCTCTCCACCCCCAAGTGGGCGGTCAGCGGCGGCAGCAAGCGGAATCTGACCTTCCAGACGCACTACCGCCACGAGGCCGGCCAGACCGCCCAGGTCCTGGTCTCCTACAACGGCGGCGCCCCGACCGTGGTGAAGACCTACGCCGCCGACGCGGTCGCCGGGTCCGAGTCCCTCGCCCTCCAGGTCCCGGCCGGCGCCACCGACGTGCAGGTCCGCTTCCGCTACAGCGGCAACAACAACTGGTTCTGGACCGTCGACAACGTCCGCCTGGGCTGA
- a CDS encoding HAD-IIA family hydrolase — translation MAERKPIESWLTDMDGVLIHEGTPIPGADAFIKRLRESGKPFLVLTNNSIYTPRDLQARLSRMGLQVPVENIWTSALATAKFLDDQRPGGTAYVIGEAGLTTALHDIGYILTDHEPDYVVLGETRTYSFEAMTKAVRLINAGARFICTNPDETGPSTEGPLPATGAVAALITKATGKKPYFAGKPNPLMMRTGLNAIGAHSETSAMIGDRMDTDVLAGLEAGMQTFLVLTGLTTEQDTEKFPFRPTKTVASIADLVDLI, via the coding sequence GTGGCAGAGCGCAAGCCGATCGAATCCTGGCTCACCGACATGGACGGGGTCCTCATCCACGAGGGCACCCCGATCCCCGGCGCCGATGCCTTCATCAAGCGGCTGCGCGAGTCCGGCAAGCCCTTCCTGGTGCTGACCAACAACTCGATCTACACCCCCCGCGACCTCCAGGCCCGCCTGAGCCGCATGGGGCTGCAGGTTCCCGTCGAGAACATCTGGACCTCGGCGCTGGCCACCGCGAAGTTCCTCGACGACCAGCGTCCGGGCGGTACGGCGTACGTCATCGGCGAGGCGGGCCTGACCACCGCCCTCCACGACATCGGCTACATCCTGACCGACCACGAGCCCGACTACGTGGTCCTCGGCGAGACCCGGACGTACAGCTTCGAGGCGATGACGAAGGCGGTCCGCCTGATCAACGCGGGCGCGCGCTTCATCTGCACCAACCCCGACGAGACCGGCCCCTCCACCGAGGGCCCGCTCCCGGCCACCGGCGCCGTCGCCGCGCTGATCACCAAGGCGACCGGCAAGAAGCCGTACTTCGCGGGCAAGCCGAACCCGCTGATGATGCGCACCGGCCTGAACGCCATCGGCGCGCACTCGGAGACCAGCGCGATGATCGGCGACCGGATGGACACCGACGTGCTGGCCGGTCTGGAGGCGGGCATGCAGACCTTCCTCGTCCTCACCGGCCTGACGACCGAACAGGACACCGAGAAGTTCCCGTTCCGCCCGACCAAGACGGTCGCCTCGATCGCGGACCTGGTCGACCTGATCTGA
- a CDS encoding class F sortase gives MNEYDAYDAGNAGNEDKASAGGRLLTFAAWAVLVLGLWLWGRQLTVAPPPPAGQAGGTVGPGLPAAHAPLAAAPPQRVDVPSIGIQAPVISRDLDKDGAIEPPPYDQPGTVGWWGRGTQPGMAGTALMVGHVDTRSKPAVFYGLSSAQPGDKVRVVRTDGSVAEFTIEDVRVYERAAFDAHKAYGPRVRGRAELRLLTCGGSYDKVAKEYTANVVVSAYLTGVGARPGAPGTAA, from the coding sequence GTGAACGAGTACGACGCGTACGACGCGGGCAACGCGGGCAACGAGGACAAGGCCTCCGCCGGCGGCCGGCTGCTGACCTTCGCCGCCTGGGCGGTACTGGTGCTCGGCCTGTGGCTGTGGGGCCGCCAGCTCACCGTGGCGCCGCCCCCGCCCGCCGGTCAGGCCGGCGGGACGGTCGGTCCGGGGCTGCCGGCCGCGCACGCCCCGCTCGCCGCGGCCCCGCCCCAGCGCGTCGACGTGCCCTCCATAGGCATCCAGGCCCCGGTGATCAGCCGGGACCTGGACAAGGACGGGGCGATCGAGCCGCCCCCGTACGACCAGCCGGGCACGGTGGGCTGGTGGGGCCGGGGCACCCAGCCGGGGATGGCCGGGACGGCGCTGATGGTGGGGCACGTGGACACCCGGTCCAAGCCGGCGGTGTTCTACGGTCTGAGCTCCGCGCAGCCGGGCGACAAGGTGCGGGTGGTGCGGACGGACGGTTCGGTCGCCGAGTTCACGATCGAGGACGTACGGGTCTACGAGCGCGCGGCCTTCGACGCGCACAAGGCCTACGGCCCGCGGGTCCGGGGCCGCGCGGAGCTGAGGCTGCTGACCTGCGGGGGCTCGTACGACAAGGTGGCCAAGGAGTACACGGCGAACGTGGTGGTCTCCGCCTACCTGACGGGCGTGGGCGCCCGCCCGGGCGCACCGGGAACCGCGGCCTGA